The Alternaria dauci strain A2016 chromosome 1, whole genome shotgun sequence genome window below encodes:
- a CDS encoding 60S ribosomal protein uL30 yields MSSKSTVPTQSEVTLVPENLLKKRKSQEKAREERAIATREKRDKNKKKREVIFTRAEKYVKEYRDAERERVRMSREAKKSESLYVPAEPKLAFVVRIKGINKIDPKKRKTLQLLRLLQINNGVFIKLTKATMEMLKIVEPFVAYGYPNQKSVRELIYKRGYGKVDKQRLPLTDNEIIEENLGKYGMICMEDLIHEICTVGPNFKAASNFLWPFKLNSPTGGFRKRKFKHFIEGGDLGNREEKINDLIRQMN; encoded by the exons ATGTCGTCGAAGTC AACTGTTCCCACACAAAGTGAGGTCACTCTCGTGCCTGAGAACCTCCTCAAGAAGAGGAAGTCTCAAGAGAAGGCCCGCGAGGAGCGTGCGATCGCAACACGCGAAAAGCGAG acaagaacaagaagaagcgcgagGTCATCTTTACAAGGGCTGAGAAGTATGTGAAGGAGTACCGCGATGCTGAGCGTGAGCGGGTGCGCATGTCGCGCGAAGCCAAGAAGAGTGAAAGCCTTTACGTCCCCGCCGAGCCAAAACTTGCCTTCGTCGTTCGGATAAAGGGTATCAACAAGATTGACcccaagaagcgcaagacACTGCAGCTCCTCCGGCTCCTTCAGATCAATAACGGCGTTTTCATCAAGCTGACTAAGGCGACGATGGAGATGCTGAAGATTGTTGAGCCGTTCGTTGCTTATGGCTACCCAAACCAAAAGTCGGTTCGTGAGCTCATCTACA AGCGTGGCTATGGTAAGGTTGACAAGCAACGACTCCCTCTGACCGACAACGAAATCATCGAAGAGAACCTGGGTAAATACGGCATGATCTGCATGGAGGATCTCATCCACGAGATCTGCACTGTCGGGCCAAACTTTAAGGCAGCCTCGAATTTCCTCTGGCCGTTCAAGCTTAACAGCCCTACCGGCGGCTTCCGTAAGAGGAAGTTCAAGCACTTCATCGAAGGTGGTGACTTGGGCAACCGGGAAGAGAAGATCAACGATTTGATTAGGCAGATGAACTAG